In the bacterium genome, one interval contains:
- a CDS encoding glycerol-3-phosphate acyltransferase, with protein MAVVLVVGVVALSTASLFVTQDYLIAQGVRIVIVSFTLGAIPFSNLLAQSVAGTDLRSVGSGTVSGTALYRVAGFAPLAVGGLMDVAKAVPGVLAAGSAPLVSALAAGAAVAGHNWSPFLRGAGGRGVSPAMGALAVVYWPGAVLLLAGLGIGRVIRQTGLASFAAMVALPLLALSWGGRDAALAGSVVVAPMLLKRLTANNTVPPAGRRARVALRRLLYDNDGAP; from the coding sequence GTGGCAGTCGTCCTGGTGGTCGGCGTGGTCGCGCTGTCGACGGCTTCGCTGTTCGTGACCCAGGACTACCTCATCGCACAGGGTGTCCGCATTGTGATCGTCTCCTTCACGCTGGGAGCGATCCCGTTCTCCAACCTCCTGGCTCAGTCGGTCGCCGGAACGGATCTGCGGTCCGTCGGCAGCGGCACCGTGTCGGGCACAGCGCTGTACCGCGTGGCCGGCTTCGCCCCCCTCGCGGTGGGCGGACTCATGGACGTCGCCAAGGCGGTGCCCGGGGTCCTCGCTGCTGGTTCGGCGCCCCTGGTGAGCGCCCTGGCGGCGGGAGCGGCGGTCGCCGGGCACAACTGGTCGCCGTTCCTGCGTGGCGCCGGAGGGCGCGGTGTGTCACCCGCCATGGGAGCGCTGGCGGTCGTCTACTGGCCCGGGGCGGTTCTGCTGCTGGCCGGGCTGGGGATCGGGCGGGTGATCCGCCAGACCGGGCTGGCGTCCTTCGCCGCCATGGTGGCGCTGCCGCTGCTGGCGCTGTCTTGGGGCGGCCGCGACGCTGCGCTGGCGGGCTCCGTGGTGGTGGCCCCGATGCTGCTCAAGCGACTCACCGCCAACAACACCGTGCCCCCGGCAGGCCGCCGGGCGCGCGTCGCACTGCGTCGCCTGCTCTACGACAACGACGGTGCGCCGTGA
- the selD gene encoding selenide, water dikinase SelD yields MTHRLTQYSHGAGUAGKLGPGDLAQVLRSLPTHAHPDLLIGTGDDAAVWRRSDGRALVSTVDFFPPVTDDAETWGRIAAANAASDVYAMGGRPLFALNLAVWPRDRLPLELLGDVLRGGAAMATEGGWQVIGGHTTEGPEPMYGQAVTGEARADRLMRCAGTGADRSLVLTKPVGTGIITTAHKILPPGDPVLPETAFGAAVAEMCRLNDKASELAVEAGVTGATDVTGFGLLGHLQEMCAASGIGAALHVAEVPLLPEVTSLAAAGYVPGGTGRNLAAVGRHLRLRSGEPDAVLLNILADPQTSGGLLLACPPGSAGDLVSALTAAGHAAAVIGETTGSLPAGQIELVLES; encoded by the coding sequence CGATTTGCTGATCGGTACTGGCGACGACGCCGCCGTGTGGCGCCGGTCCGACGGGCGCGCCCTGGTGTCGACGGTGGACTTCTTCCCGCCGGTCACCGACGACGCCGAGACGTGGGGCCGGATCGCCGCCGCCAATGCGGCCAGCGACGTCTACGCCATGGGCGGGCGCCCACTGTTCGCCCTCAACCTGGCGGTGTGGCCGCGAGACCGCCTCCCGCTGGAACTGCTGGGCGATGTTCTGCGCGGCGGCGCGGCGATGGCCACCGAGGGCGGCTGGCAGGTGATCGGCGGCCACACGACCGAGGGACCCGAGCCGATGTACGGGCAAGCGGTAACCGGTGAGGCGCGAGCCGACCGGCTGATGCGTTGCGCAGGCACCGGCGCGGACCGCAGTCTCGTCCTCACCAAGCCTGTCGGCACCGGCATCATCACGACGGCGCACAAGATCCTCCCACCCGGCGACCCCGTCCTCCCGGAGACTGCGTTCGGCGCCGCGGTGGCCGAGATGTGCCGGCTGAACGACAAGGCGTCGGAACTGGCCGTCGAGGCCGGTGTCACGGGCGCGACCGACGTGACCGGATTCGGCCTGCTCGGGCACCTGCAGGAGATGTGCGCGGCCAGCGGGATCGGCGCGGCGCTGCACGTGGCCGAGGTCCCGCTGCTGCCCGAGGTCACCTCCCTCGCCGCAGCGGGGTACGTCCCCGGCGGGACCGGCCGCAACCTGGCCGCCGTCGGCCGGCACCTCCGCCTGCGGTCCGGGGAGCCCGACGCGGTGCTCTTGAACATCCTGGCCGACCCGCAGACCTCGGGCGGCCTGCTCCTGGCGTGCCCGCCCGGCTCCGCCGGGGACCTCGTGAGCGCACTCACCGCAGCCGGGCACGCCGCCGCCGTCATCGGCGAGACCACCGGCTCGCTGCCTGCGGGGCAAATCGAGCTGGTCCTGGAGTCGTGA